Genomic segment of Bradyrhizobium diazoefficiens:
GGGCAAGAACTTGGCATCGCAGGACGCGGCGGATATACGCTGCCGTCATGAATGTAGCGATCAGATCGGGCCCCGACGACCAGGCTCACGAAGGGCCGGAACTGTCGGTCATCGTCCCGACCTTCAACGAACGCGATAACGTCACGGTACTGTACCGGCGGCTGGAGGCGACGCTCGCCAACGTCGCCTGGGAGGTCGTGTTCGTCGACGACAATTCGCCCGACGGCACCTCGGACGTGGTGCGGGCGCTGGCGCAGCAGGACAGCCGCGTGCGCTGCATCCGGCGCATCGGCCGCCGCGGCCTGTCGGGCGCCTGCATCGAGGGCATCCTGGCTTCGAGCGCGCCTTACGCGGCCGTGATCGATGCCGACCTCCAGCACGACGAGACGCAGCTGCCGAAAATGCTGTTGCTGCTCGCAAGCGATCAGGCCGACCTCGTCGTCGGCAGCCGCTACATCGAGGGCTACAAGAGCGAAGGCTTCAACAAGCAGCGCGCCGGCGCCAGCGCGCTGGCGACCGAGGTTGCCAAGAAGATGCTGCGGGTCGAGATCGCCGATCCCATGAGCGGCTTCTTCATGGTCCGCCGCGACCGCTTCGAGCAATTGGCGCCAAAACTCTCGGTGCACGGCTTCAAGATCCTGCTCGATCTCGTCGCCAGTGCCAATGGCGGCTTGCGCGCCGCCGAAATTCCCTACACGTTCGGCGAGCGCCAGCATGGCGAGAGCAAGCTCGATTCCATGGTCGCGCTGGATTTCCTCGGGCTGGTGCTGGCCAAGTTCACCAACGACGCTGTCTCGCTGCGCTTCGTCCTGTTCGCGATGGTCGGCGGCATCGGCCTCGTGGTGCATCTCACCACGCTGTTCATCGGGCTCGAGCTGCTCAAGGCGCCGTTCGCGGAGGCGCAGGCCGCCGGCGCCATTGTCGCCATGACCAGCAACTTCATCCTCAACAACTTCCTCACCTATCGCGATCAGCGGTTGAAGGGCTTCGCGATCCTGCGTGGCCTGATCATGTTCTACATCGTGTGCAGCGTCGGCCTGCTCGCCAATGTCGGGGTCGCCTTCTCGGTCTACGACCAGGAGCCGATCTGGTGGCTGGCCGGTGCGGCCGGTGCGCTGATGGGCGTGGTGTGGAATTACGCGATGTCCGGACTGTTCGTCTGGCGCAAGAAATAGTGCGCCAAGGAAACAGCCAAGGAAGCTTGTATGGGCGGGGCTGACGCGCGGATCGTCCGCAATACGGCGCTGGTCATTCTTGCGCTGGTCGGCTTACGGCTGGTCGCGGCCGCCTTCACGCCGATCACCTTCGACGAAGCCTATTACTGGATGTGGTCGAAGAGCCTGGCGGGCGGCTATTACGACCACCCGCCGATGGTTGCTTATGTGATCCGCGCCGGCACCATGATCGCCGGCGACACGGAGCTCGGCGTCCGCCTGGTCTCGATCCTGCTCGCTCTGCCCATGAGCTACGCGATCTATCGCTCGGCCGCGATCCTGTTCGGCGGCGCGCGGGTGGCGGCGACCAGCGCCATCCTGCTCAACGTGACGATG
This window contains:
- a CDS encoding glycosyltransferase family 2 protein — protein: MNVAIRSGPDDQAHEGPELSVIVPTFNERDNVTVLYRRLEATLANVAWEVVFVDDNSPDGTSDVVRALAQQDSRVRCIRRIGRRGLSGACIEGILASSAPYAAVIDADLQHDETQLPKMLLLLASDQADLVVGSRYIEGYKSEGFNKQRAGASALATEVAKKMLRVEIADPMSGFFMVRRDRFEQLAPKLSVHGFKILLDLVASANGGLRAAEIPYTFGERQHGESKLDSMVALDFLGLVLAKFTNDAVSLRFVLFAMVGGIGLVVHLTTLFIGLELLKAPFAEAQAAGAIVAMTSNFILNNFLTYRDQRLKGFAILRGLIMFYIVCSVGLLANVGVAFSVYDQEPIWWLAGAAGALMGVVWNYAMSGLFVWRKK